The Nycticebus coucang isolate mNycCou1 chromosome 2, mNycCou1.pri, whole genome shotgun sequence genome includes a window with the following:
- the LOC128598106 gene encoding LOW QUALITY PROTEIN: uncharacterized protein LOC128598106 (The sequence of the model RefSeq protein was modified relative to this genomic sequence to represent the inferred CDS: inserted 1 base in 1 codon; substituted 4 bases at 4 genomic stop codons) codes for QRLTGLVESLMFSHQPTWDDCQQLIQTLFTTEERERILLEARKNVLGADGRPTQLPNIIEAAFPLSRPDWDFNTAEGRERLSVYRQALVAGLRGAARRPTNLAKVREIIQGATEPPSVFLEHLMEAFRRYTPFDPASEGQRASVAMTFIGQSAVDIKRKLQRIEGLQDYTLQDLVKEAEKVYHKREIEEEKEQRKEKEREERENKRDRRQEKNLTRILAAVVGEKSQEQTQGRTKKSGSLNNRIPLDKNQCAYCKEKGHWARECPKKKKKELSKKVLALEEEEDXRGRGSEPLPEPRVILKVEGKPVEFLVDTGDQHSVLLEPSGPVSKKKSWVVGATGHQQYSWTTXRSVDLGVGRVTHSFLIIPECPAPLLGRDLLTKMEAQITFTPDGPEVTQNKRVTALTMRLEDEHRLFEKQLEKGTSLVNDWLEKYPGAWAETAGMGLATERPPIVIELKATSTPVAVRQYPMTKEAREGIKPHIQRLLQLGILVKCQSPWNTPLLPVKKPGTGDYRPVQDLREVNKRAQDIHPTMPNPYNLLSSLPPNHIWYTVLDLKDAFFCLRLHSSSQNIFAFEWRDPDSGTTGQLTWTRLPQGFKNSPTIFDEALHQDLAHFCASHPQVTLLQYVDDLLLAGTTKEECYRGTELLLEELARLGYRASAKKAQICQKEVTYLGYTLRGGQRWLTEARKHTVTQIPVPRSPRQVXEFLGTAGFCRLWIPGFATLAAPLYPLTKEGTPFEWGASQQRAFDNIKKALLSAPALALPDVTKPFVLYVDEKRGVARGVLTQPLGPWKRPVAYLSKKLDPIAGGWPACLRSVAAVAVLVKDADKLTMGQKLTVIAPHALESIIRQPPDWWLSNARMTHYQSLLLNGDRVQFGPPVILNPATLLPDTSVQKDVLHTCQEVLAEETGTRKDLCDQPLPDAQLTWFTNGSSSIIEGKRVAGAVVVDDKQTIWASSLPEGTSAQKAELVALTQALRLAEEKKVNIYTDSRYAFATAHVHGAIYRQRGLLTSAGKEIKHKEEILSLLEAVHLPKKVAIIHCPGHQKGGSRVAEGNKRADREAKLAAQRLNILPLYENTLRPSLKEIAHPLVKHFKYSERDLEKMNRLGLHLESPEGIRETPERKIILPEEQAITFLRQLHKLTHLGPKHLRTIVQSSPYYIMELSKLIDAAAKECRPCQLVNTQPSTLPQGRXLRGDRPGSYWETDFTEIKLAKYGYKYLLVFIDTFSGWVKAFPTKRETAQVVAKXNIRRNFSKIWIALMLQVPRIIPCASSWSFFSKSTNTFTVELRMIIEPGVQE; via the exons cttttaggcgctacaccccatttgaccctgcctctgaaggacagagggcttccgtggctatgactttcatagggcagtcagctgtagacattaaaagaaagctgcagagaattgaaggattgcaggactataccttgcaggatttagttaaggaagctgagaaagtataccataaaagagaaattgaggaagaaaaagagcagagaaaggagaaagagagagaagaaagggaaaataagagagaccgaagacaggagaaaaacttaacacggattttggccgcagtagtaggggagaagagccaggaacagacccaaggtagaactaagaagtcaggtagcctgaacaaccgcatcccgttagataagaatcaatgtgcctactgtaaggaaaaggggcactgggccagggaatgtcctaaaaaaaagaagaaagaactctccaagaaagtactggccttagaggaagaagaagattagcggggacggggctcggaacccctccccgagcctagggtaatacttaaggtggaggggaagccagttgagttccttgtagacaccggagatcaacactcagtcctacttgaaccatcaggacccgtctccaagaaaaaatcctgggttgtaggggccacagggcatcagcagtactcatggactacctgaagatcagtagatctgggagtgggacgggtaacccactcatttttaattatccctgagtgccctgcgcccctcctcgggagagatttactcaccaaaatggaagcccaaatcacttttactcctgatggcccagaggtaacccaaaataagagggtaacagccctgaccatgcgtttagaggatgaacatagactctttgaaaagcagctggagaaagggactagtcttgtaaatgactggctagaaaaatatcccggggcatgggccgaaactgctggaatgggactggccacagaaaggccgcctatagtcatagaactcaaagctacttccactcctgtggcagtgcgccaatatcctatgactaaggaagctcgggaaggaattaagcctcacattcaACGTCtgctacagctgggcatactagtaaaatgccagtcaccatggaacacgcccttattacccgtcaagaaacctggcacaggagactatcgccctgtgcaggacttaagagaagtaaacaagcgggcgcaagacatccaccccaccatgcctaacccttataatctgttaagctctctccctccaaaccatatctggtacactgtcctggatttaaaggacgccttcttctgcctccgactacactcctctagccagaacatcttcgcatttgaatggagagacccggactctggaacaacggggcaattgacatggacccgacttccacaggggtttaagaactccccaaccatctttgatgaagccctccaccaagacctagctcacttttgcgccagccaccctcaggtaacgctcctacaatatgtagatgacttactactagctggaacaacaaaagaagagtgctatcggggcacagaactattgctagaagaactagcccgcttaggatatcgagcctctgctaaaaaagcccagatctgccagaaagaggtaacgtacctgggttacaccttaagaggagggcagagatggttaacagaagccaggaagcatactgtgactcagattccagttccccgctcgccccgccaggtgtgagaattcttaggaactgcggggttctgccgcttatggataccggggtttgctactctggcagctcccctctaccctttgaccaaggaaggcactcccttcgagtggggtgccagccaacagcgggcctttgacaacattaaaaaggcattattatcagccccggctctggctctaccagatgtaacaaagccctttgtcctatacgtagatgagaagagaggagtggccagaggggtgctgacgcagcctttagggccatggaaaagaccggtagcatacctctccaagaaattggaccccatcgctggtggttggccagcctgtctgaggtctgtggcggcagtagcggtactggtaaaagatgcagacaaattgactatggggcagaagttgacagtcattgccccccatgctttagaaagcatcatcagacagccccctgactggtggctgtctaatgcccgcatgacacattaccagagtctcctattaaacggagacagagtccagtttggcccgcctgtcatcctcaacccagctaccctattacctgatacttctgtccagaaagatgtattacacacatgccaagaagtactggctgaggaaactggaactcggaaggacctctgtgatcagcccctgccggatgcccagctgacctggttcactaatgggagcagctccataatagaaggtaaaagggtggccggggcggtggtagtggacgataagcagaccatctgggcaagtagtctgcctgaagggacgtcggcccagaaggccgagctggtcgccttaacccaggccttacgtttggcagaagagaaaaaagttaacatatacaccgatagcaggtatgcttttgctacggcccatgttcatggggccatttacaggcagcgaggactgctgacttcagcaggaaaagaaattaaacacaaggaagaaatcctaagtctactggaggctgttcaccttcctaagaaagtggccattatccactgccctgggcatcagaaaggggggtccagagttgctgAGGGAAACaaaagagccgaccgagaagctaagctagcagctcaaaggctcaacatcctgccgctatatgaaaacactttaaggcctagccttaaagaaatagcgcacccccttgtcaaacactttaaatattcggagcgggatctcgagaaaatgaacagattaggcctccacttagaatccccagaggggatccgagaaactccggaaagaaaaatcatcctccctgaagagcaggcgatcacctttctcagacaacttcataaattaactcatttgggccccaagcatctaagaactattgttcagtcctccccatactatattatggaattaagtaaactcattgacgcagctgcaaaagagtgcagaccttgccaattagtaaacacccagcctagcacattacctcagggAAGATGACTCCGAGGAGATCGTCCTgggagctactgggaaacagattttacagagattaagctggccaaatacggatacaagtacttgctggtgttcatagatactttctcaggatgggtcaaagcttttcctacaaaaagggagactgctcaagtcgtagcca ataatattagaagaaatttttccaagatttgg ATTGCACTGATGTTACAAGTGCCTCGCATAATACCTTGTGCTTCCTCTTGGAGCTTTTTCAGTAAAAGCACCAATACATTTACAGTAGAATTAAGAATGATAATTGAACCAGGTGTCCAGGAATAA